The Ranitomeya imitator isolate aRanImi1 chromosome 6, aRanImi1.pri, whole genome shotgun sequence genome window below encodes:
- the LOC138643624 gene encoding uncharacterized protein, with protein MQIYITVYLLLATINFNFFYLLSFFMKIEQHPEVWDRSSEKYKGAKRDAWPKIVTALFPEWPNLPTQQQTQILGDVKTRWRSVTDRYLKSLKTPSGSSPPRKRVPYGDQLKFILGSRSLRRTESNISAQTPPDLTDGDTTVDSIGEEVEDCIMNSQESPGNMSLSGRSHEISDSLGEQDVAANTTTSTSSDAGANSGGGVSRHMGRGAASVRPVAVKRPVQKKTKQGQIIEQLTSKTLNLLDNSSKQDEHDKFGSFLADRVRTLPRDKQQMFVTAVNCLLMAIDDTPTLPPAPQVMTGIFNIFSNPIMPPPPPPPAAASQRYGQAATYRANQVDAYSGHTPLPSSTGHRSSMPNSSVYSQPDLFNDMGYQPEYHQF; from the exons ATGCAAATTTACATAACCGTGTATTTATTGTTGGCCACaattaatttcaattttttttacttgTTGTCCTTTTTTATGAAGATTGAACAACACCCTGAGGTCTGGGACCGGTCAAGTGAAAAATACAAGGGGGCAAAACGTGATGCCTGGCCCAAAATAGTAACCGCTCTCTTTCCAGAGTGGCCGAATCTCCCAACACAGCAGCAAACACAGATTT TGGGCGATGTGAAGACGAGATGGCGGTCTGTCACAGACAGATATCTTAAATCACTCAAGACTCCGAGTGGCAGCTCGCCGCCAAGGAAGAGGGTGCCCTATGGAGACCAGCTGAAGTTCATATTGGGAAGCCGGAGTTTGAGGAG AACCGAAAGCAACATCTCTGCCCAAACACCTCCGGACCTTACCGATGGTGACACCACGGTGGACAGTATTGGAGAGGAAGTAGAAGACTGCATAATGAACAGCCAAGAATCTCCGGGGAACATGTCTTTGTCCGGAAGGTCACACGAAATAAGTGATTCCCTTGGAGAACAGGACGTTGCAGCAAATACCACTACTTCTACTTCCTCTGACGCTGGTGCAAACTCTGGTGGCGGTGTGTCGAGGCACATGGGGAGGGGGGCTGCTTCTGTCCGTCCCGTGGCAGTGAAAAGACCGGTGCAAAAGAAGACCAAACAAGGTCAAATTATAGAACAATTAACGAGTAAAACGCTCAATCTTCTTGATAATTCTTCTAAGCAAGATGAGCATGACAAATTTGGGTCATTTTTGGCAGACCGTGTTAGAACACTGCCACGGGACAAGCAGCAAATGTTCGTTACAGCTGTCAATTGTCTGTTAATGGCAATTGATGACACACCAACCCTACCCCCTGCTCCACAAGTAATGACGGGTATTTTCAACATTTTCAGCAACCCCAttatgcctccaccaccaccaccaccagctgctGCATCGCAGCGTTACGGACAGGCGGCAACATACAGGGCCAATCAAGTAGATGCGTACAGTGGCCATACACCTTTACCTAGTTCAACTGGCCATCGTTCCAGTATGCCCAATAGCAGTGTCTACTCCCAACCTGACTTATTTAATGATATGGGCTACCAACCGGAATACCATCAATTTTGA
- the LOC138642227 gene encoding uncharacterized protein, which yields MPHHRLTPEQNCLLLHTALLLLHHYSELEQSRRRRDRRQKRMWVHPIIHEREEKGHFHVLYRDLRSFPDKFSQFCRLSIEAFDRLLILLGPHLTYEDTVMRRAISAEERLLITLRFLATGESYTSLHLQFRVGKSTISQIVRCTCTVIWQKLRPIVMPCPTEETWLQVAAGFQTVANFPNCVGAVDGKHVRVLKPPRSGSRFFNYKKYFSVVLMAVADAHYKFVAIDVGAYGSTGDSRVLQSSQIGLQILRDGGTLPAPRPLPGSTHPVPFVMVSDEAFPLKPHLLRPYPRRALDDRRRIFNYRLSRARRYVECTFGIMCSRWRIFHTAIQLDPETVDTVIKACCVLHNYAREYSTEVVEELQVSELDAVDNFGQGRQCNTGVRVRETFADYFMSPEGAVHWQYSCAGDELPELQRRSDA from the exons atgccgcaccatcgtctaactccagaacagaactgcctactgttgcatacggcactacttttgctgcaccactacagcgagctg gagcaatcgCGGAGAAGAAGGGATAGACGGCAAAAAaggatgtgggttcatcccatCATTCATGAAcgggaggaaaagggacacttccatgttctttatcgtgatttaaggag ctttccagataaattttctcagttttgccgtctttccattgaggcatttgatcgtcttctaattcttcttggtccacacctcacttacgaagatacggtcatgcgaagagcgatctctgcagaagaaaggctgctcatcaccttgcg gtttttagccacaggagagagctatacatccctgcacctccaatttagggttggcaaatcGACCATCTCGCAAATTGTacggtgcacatgtaccgtcatctggcagaagttgcggcccatcgtgatgccttgcccaaccgaggagacttggctgcaggttgcagcaggctttcaaactgtggccaatttccccaactgcgtaggtgctgttgatggtaaacatgtgagagtgctaaagccaccaagatcaggatcacgcttctttaattataagaagtatttttcagtggtcttgatggcggtggctgacgcacattacaagtttgttgccatcgacgttggtgcctatggtagtactggggattctcgggtgttgcaatcatcacagattggacttcaaattcttcgagatggcggcacgctcccagcccctAGACCTTTGccaggttccacacatccagtaccctttgtgatggtatcggatgaggcatttcccttgaagccccacctgctgcgcccatacccacgaagagcactggatgaccggcggaggatttttaattataggctgagccgtgcacgaagatatgtggaatgtaccttcgggatcatgtgtagtcggtggaggatctttcacactgccatccagttagatccggagaccgtggacactgtgataaaggcatgctgtgtgctccacaactatgctcgtgaataCAGCACTGAGGTAGTTGAGGAATTACAGGTGTCAGAATTAGATGCAGTGGACAACTTTGGTCAAGGAAGGCAATGTAAcacgggtgtgcgtgtgagagaaacctttgcagactacttcatgagtcctgaaggtgccgtgcactggcaatactcttgTGCCGGTGATGAGCTGCCAGAACTGCAGAGAAGATCTGATGCCTAA